GTATataaaaaacatttataaaacTCAAAGAGTTAGTTAAAAGTTCAATTTAAAAATCctgaaaataaattgaaaaagtaGGATTATTCAGCaagtaaatttatatatatatatatatatatatatatatataatgctactcttcactcATTTTACATTGGTTgatgtgacgtgttttaagtgacttttaaataaaaaaaaaagacacttaaaacaaaatgaaatccTACAATATTTCATAATTAAGGTTTAATATTGTTGCACTTGCATGTAGCAGTATATATAATctcaaataataaatatgtaggcatgatatttaaaaaattagatgaCGTGGCATCATgtacaatattaaatattaaccATAAAATGACTTTGCTCTATTTCACTAGAAATCAAACCCAAGCCCGGCCCTAACACTCAGGTTCGACAAAGTAATCTTTCGGGTCAAGCTCAGCCCAGCCCATATAACAAAACATCGAACCTGATTGGACGTTGATTGTGCGAGACTATGTGGTCACGTCCACACTTAATATAAACTCAGTAAATGCGAATTTTTCAGTCCCTTCTCGCTTATATCTTAGCCTTCGCTTCCTCTAGCTCCCAGCCTTCCACCTCTCTTTCGCAGCCGCGCAGTACTCTCTTCGAGTCTCCCCAGTTTCTTCGTATCTGGTAAGTTCTCCTTCACGTTTACACTTCTGTCGTTGCGTTTGGTTTGCGAGAAAGTTGAGTTCTTGATGCTTTGCTTTTGGTTACGGTCTTTTGtttacccaaaaagaaaaaaacgaaaattggAAAGTTGTACTCAGCTGGAAGGAGATATTATGGTTGTTTTAGACATACCCAGATCGCAAAACGTTGAATTTTAGATCCCATGATGTGGGGTTTTGCTCTcttgcattttttcaaaaaccaaacGGGAGTAGCTGTTGTGCCTTTTGGTTTTGGTGTCGTGTGACCCCTGATTGGTTGGGGAGGAAACAAGGAAAAATGCTTTACTGGGTATTGAAGGGTTTTGGTTATTCATGTCTTCTCTCATGATTTTTCGGTAGCCAAACGGAGCAGAAAGtgatttgtttatcttttatttttgttatgtctTATGTTGTATTATGCTCgataatgaattttatatattacGCCAGACAATTGTAAGGTTCAGTTGATTTTGGTTGTTGGCGATGGATCTAACTCCTAAGATCCtcgatttttttcttatcatttccTACATGCAACGGGCAAACAAGCAGAGATTTTTATTGTACTTTAAATACTGTGTCTTACTAAAAATGTTAACTGTGAAAAGAAAGAAGTGCTTTGTGTCTAATGAGTTGGTCTGTTTGAATTATTAGATACTAGAAATTTGCAATCAATGATAGCCTTGTAGCTATTTTACTTCAATTATAATTCAAACTCTTTCATATCATCGTCTCTCCTTCTATTTACCTTTCTGCAACGTCTACATCTTCTTACTTTTGCTGAACACTGTACCGCACACCTTACTACACACACTCACACCTCCGGTCTGCAATCCCTAAATCTTCTGCACACACTCACGCCTACTCACACATCtctgcctttttttctttttttcttttttgtacatTGGGTAATAATGTGATAGATAGATCTGCAGTGTGAATCACGGAATAACGTGCACAATGGACGCCTCTGAGGACATTCTCCGGAAAGCCATGGCCGAGAAGCAATCAGCCTTGGAAGCCCAAGGCAACGCCGTCCGGATGATGAAAACCACTGGTGCTACCAAGCAGGAGATCGACGCCGCGGTCGAAGCTCTGAATGGGTTGAAGCTCGAGAAGGCTTCAATTGAGAGGCAGCTCCAAGCTGCCATCAGTGGCAGCGAGGGCTCGCTCAATAGGGAAGCTTTCCGTCAAGCGGTGGTGAACACTCTGGAACGGCGTTTGTTCTATATTCCGTCGTTCAAAATCTATCGTGGAGTTGCTGGGCTTTATGATTATGGCCCGCCGGGCTGTGCTGTAAAGTCTAATGTCCTTGCTTTCTGGCGCCAGGTAAGCTCAAGGTTCTCTCTCTAATACATATCAATTACACTCCATAATTGGACCAAAACATTGCGTTTATTTATTAGGAATTAGATCCAAGCATaacttaaaagacaaaattatctCATgcattttgtgtgtttttcagCATTTTGTGCTTGAGGAGAACATGCTGGAAGTGGACTGTCCTTGCGTCACGCCGGAGGTAGTTTTAAAGGCATCCGGTCATGTTGAAAAATTCACAGACCTTATGGTTAAGGACGAGAAAACTGGGACATGTTACCGTGCAGACCACTTGCTAAAGGACTTTTGCAACGAAAAGCTGCAGAAAGACCTCAGCATAACTCCAGAGAAGGCAGCAGAGCTAAAACGGGTACTAGCGGTATTGGATGATCTCTCGGCAGAAGAGCTGGGTTCAAAGATCAAGGAGTATGACATTACGGCTCCTGACACAAAGAATCCGCTCTCTGATCCTTACCCGTTCAACTTAATGTTTCAAACCTCAATAGGCCCATCTGGCGTGAGCCCTGGGTGAGTATTGGATAGGCTTGAATTTGTGTGCAGCACTATGTGTGCTTACCCTTGGTTACTAGAATTGTTAATTATCTTATTGTTTGCAGGTATATGCGTCCTGAAACTGCACAAGgcatatttgttaattttaagGACTTGTACTATTACAATGGGAACAAGCTACCCTTTGCTGCAGCTCAAATTGGTCAGGCTTTCAGAAATGAGGTAAATTCTCTCTTTAGAAGTGCAAAGTTGCGTGTGTGCGTGGGCGCCTTTGTGTGGGGTTGTGATGATATTTCTTTATGGAAATGGCTATATTGTTTGGGACTAGAATTTTTTCCAACTCCTGTTGCCTTGTGCTGAGAGAACTAATCTGAAAGTGCTTTATCGCATGGGCAGATATCTCCGCGCCAAGGCCTTTTGAGAGTCCGTGAGTTCACACTAGCAGAGATTGAGCACTTTGTTGATCCTGAAAACAAGGCCCACCCGAAATTCTCCGAAGTTGCCAACTTGGAGTTTCTGATGTTCCCaagagaagaacaaatgtctgGCCATTCTGCAAAGAGAATTCCACTGGGTGAAGCAGTTTCAAGGGTTGGTTTGAAAAATATCTGCTTTTACCTTTTGTGTTCAGTTTTTTGCTTCTCATTTATCTGCTTGCTCGATTGCTTTCTTTTTGTGACAATGCTATGGTTAAGTGTCTTATAGGGGATTGTCAACAATGAAACTCTTGGGTACTTCATTGGGAGAGTATATTTGTTCTTAACTCGCCTCGGTATAGACAAAAACCGTTTACGGTTCCGACAGCATCTTGCCAATGAAATGGCCCACTATGCTGCTGACTGTTGGGATGCTGAGATTGAGTGTTCGTATGGGTGGATTGAATGCGTTGGTATCGCAGATAGGTCTGCGTATGACTTGCGTGCTCACTCGGTAAGAATTTGATTGATCTTATTCCATAATGATGAGATGGCATGATTCTTAAAAATGAAATGGATCATTTAATTTCATTTAGCCGCATTGTTGTTCCGAAAGCTCGCAATTGTGGTCTGAACCCCCTCCATACTTATCATAATCAGTAAGATGATGCTTTTGTTGTCTTGTTGCTTACATATTATCTGCTATAGTATCAAGACTTAGAACAAGTgctacaaaaagaaaatgttaagcATATATCTGCATTACTATCTGGAAATAATACTATTACATGCTTATGGAGTATTGTTTAATTGATCCGTGACAGGAGAAAAGTGGTGTCCCTCTTGTGGCTCAGGAAAAATTCCCAGAACCCAGAGAAGTGGAGGTAGTGCTTCTGTTTATTAACCATACACATCATTGACATAATTAGTACTATAGAAATGAGTGCATGACTTATCTGACAAGACAACAACAAGCTCTTTAATCCACCTGCTTGAGATTAGCTAACATTAATTGAGTGATGGTGTATAATTTCAGAAACTAGTTATCAATCCAGTGAAAAAAGATCTGGGCCTTGCATTCAAAGGGAACCAGAGGATGGTGGTTGAAGCTTTGGAGGTAAACAATTTAATGGCCCTTCTTTGGTCCTCAATGCCACGATTGCTTGAAGATCCTCTGCCTGCATTCTTTTGAtatattacttgtttttttGCATTAggcaatgaaagaaaaagaagctttGGAAATGAAGTACAATTTGGAATCCAAGGGAGAGATGGAGTTCTATGTGTGTACTCTTGAAAAAGAAGTAACCATTAAGAAGAACATGGTCACAATTTCAagagagataaagaaagaaCACCAGAGAGTTTTCACACCATCTGTAATCGAGCCTTCTTTTGGCATTGGAAGGATAATCTTTTGCCTCTTTGAACATTCTTTCTACTTGAGGCCAAGTAAAGCCGGGGATGAACAGCTAAATGTGTTCCGTTTCCCCCCTCTTGTAGCACCTATAAAATGCACGGTTTTCCCACTTGTTCAGAATCAAAAGTATGAGGAGGTGTCAAAAGTGATTTCTCAATCATTGACTTCAGCTGGAATCTCACATAAGATAGACATTACAGGTATTTCATCTTCCATTGGTTTGCTTTGGCTTGATTGGGTCATTGGGTAAAAGTGTGAAGATGGACATTGGTATAGGCATGTCGTCTCACCTGCTTGCTTGATTGCATAGGGTTATATGTAAGTTGTAATTTCTCAATTCTTCATCTATTTCTGTGATCTCTGGTCCCTTCCAATTTTACGAAGTATTAAACTAGTGAGTTATGTACTTTCACCAAAGTTAGTTGTTAGGTACAATTGcccagaataaaaaaaaaagggggtcgTTAGTTACAATTACCCTGTCGTTAGAAGTCCCTTAATGATTATTTTCATCTAGGCATTCTGTGTGTAAGGCAACATGAGAAGCACTTTGGGAGGCATCGCAATTCCCCTTGAGGTTAAAAAGTCCATGTGATATGCGTAGCATTGGAAatcatttatttgtttacttttacATTGAATTCCGTGTACTACTAAATCAGCCTATTCAAACTCTGCTTTGGATTTAATAGTTAGGCTCCACTTCCATCTTTATCATTTGGGTGATGACTCCACTTCCAATTACAATAGAATTGAAAGGTTGATTGTTTGCCTC
Above is a genomic segment from Corylus avellana chromosome ca9, CavTom2PMs-1.0 containing:
- the LOC132162646 gene encoding glycine--tRNA ligase, mitochondrial 1-like is translated as MDASEDILRKAMAEKQSALEAQGNAVRMMKTTGATKQEIDAAVEALNGLKLEKASIERQLQAAISGSEGSLNREAFRQAVVNTLERRLFYIPSFKIYRGVAGLYDYGPPGCAVKSNVLAFWRQHFVLEENMLEVDCPCVTPEVVLKASGHVEKFTDLMVKDEKTGTCYRADHLLKDFCNEKLQKDLSITPEKAAELKRVLAVLDDLSAEELGSKIKEYDITAPDTKNPLSDPYPFNLMFQTSIGPSGVSPGYMRPETAQGIFVNFKDLYYYNGNKLPFAAAQIGQAFRNEISPRQGLLRVREFTLAEIEHFVDPENKAHPKFSEVANLEFLMFPREEQMSGHSAKRIPLGEAVSRGIVNNETLGYFIGRVYLFLTRLGIDKNRLRFRQHLANEMAHYAADCWDAEIECSYGWIECVGIADRSAYDLRAHSEKSGVPLVAQEKFPEPREVEKLVINPVKKDLGLAFKGNQRMVVEALEAMKEKEALEMKYNLESKGEMEFYVCTLEKEVTIKKNMVTISREIKKEHQRVFTPSVIEPSFGIGRIIFCLFEHSFYLRPSKAGDEQLNVFRFPPLVAPIKCTVFPLVQNQKYEEVSKVISQSLTSAGISHKIDITGTSIGKRYARTDELGVPFAITVDSTSSATIRERDSKDQIRVNVEEAATVVKDVTDGRRTWEDVWSTFPHHSSGSADE